One stretch of Anguilla anguilla isolate fAngAng1 chromosome 5, fAngAng1.pri, whole genome shotgun sequence DNA includes these proteins:
- the slc12a3 gene encoding solute carrier family 12 member 3, whose translation MADVPPIESVKMTSFNKQLKVPPAGSDESYARYLYDNSKDGTYHSNGEANSQSSAPFSGYDTLDEAPNYDFYANTVVRGKVRKSRPSLFQLQSVLEEDSSPPPLYEEANRAAHGGINGEDSSEDEGEMEPEVEPTRFGWVQGVMIRCMLNIWGVILYLRLPWITAQAGIGLTWVIIILSSCITGITGLSTSAIATNGKVKGGGTYFLISRSLGPELGGSIGLIFAFANAVAVAMHTVGFAETVQSLMQESGASMVDPINDIRIIGVITVTCLLGISLAGMEWESKAQVIFFLVIMISFVNYFVGTVIPATPQKQARGFFSYRADIFAANFVPQWRGPDGSFFGMFSIFFPSATGILAGANISGDLRDPAVAIPRGTLMAIFWTTMSYLLISSTIASCVLRDASGRMNDSVPISDTGNCVGLGCRYGWDFSECTNNKTCAFGISNYYQSMSMVSGFAPLIAAGIFGATLSSALACLVSAPKVFQCLCKDRLYPFIGIFAKGYGKNDEPIRGYVLTYVIAICFILIAELNTIAPIISNFFLCSYALINFSCFHASITNSPGWRPSFRYYSKWLSLLGSVVSVIIMFLLTWWAALIAIGIVLFLLGYVLYKKPSVNWGSSVQASSYNTALSHSVSLNYVDDHIKNYRPQCLVLTGPPSLRPALVDFVSTFTKNLSLMICGNVVVAGPSPAATESAGSSSHVAWLNKRHVRSFYRGVVADDLRGGVQMLLQASGLGRMKPNVLVMGYKQNWNQDRPHCVENYVGILHDAFDLQYGVCVLRMKEGLDVSHSLQAHVNPVYESDIGLCPPPPLPANAILDPDALVAAPQTSTGFQSKQGKKTIDVYWLSDDGGLTLMLPYLLSRKKRWARCKVRVFVGGERQRMEEQKQEILALISKFRLGFHDVEVLPDIGGKPQTEHMKRFEDMLGPYRLNDGQKDSSAVEQLREGCPWMISDEELERNKAKSQRQVRLNEILLDYSRDAALIVLTMPVGRRGGCPSTLYMAWLETLSRDLRPPVLLVRGNQENVLTLYCQ comes from the exons ATGGCAGATGTACCGCCGATCGAGTCCGTGAAAATGACCTCTTTTAACAAACAATTGAAAGTGCCGCCGGCAGGTTCGGATGAGAGTTATGCAAGGTACCTTTATGACAATTCGAAAGACGGTACTTACCACAGCAACGGTGAAGCAAACTCTCAAAGCTCTGCACCGTTCTCAGGCTACGATACTTTAGATGAGGCACCAAACTACGATTTTTATGCCAACACTGTGGTCCGAGGGAAAGTGCGCAAGTCAAGACCTTCTCTCTTCCAACTCCAATCAGTACTTGAG GAGGATAGTAGTCCCCCACCGCTGTATGAGGAGGCCAACCGAGCGGCCCATGGGGGCATTAATGGTGAGGACAGCTCAGAGgatgagggagagatggagcCTGAAGTGGAGCCAACGAGGTTCGGGTGGGTGCAAGGGGTCATG ATTCGCTGTATGCTCAATATCTGGGGAGTGATCCTGTACCTACGCCTGCCTTGGATTACAGCACAGGCTGGTATTG gTCTTACATGGGTCATCATCATTCTTTCCTCCTGCATCACTGGCATCACTGGCTTGTCCACCTCCGCTATTGCTACCAATGGCAAGGTCAAAGGAG GTGGCACTTACTTCCTGATCTCACGCAGTTTGGGCCCTGAGCTTGGCGGGTCCATCGGGCTGATTTTCGCTTTCGCCAACGCAGTGGCGGTCGCCATGCACACCGTGGGCTTCGCTGAGACCGTGCAGTCACTCATGCAG gaAAGTGGCGCCAGCATGGTGGACCCCATTAATGACATCCGCATCATTGGAGTAATCACTGTCACATGTCTGCTAGGTATATCTCTGGCTGGGATGGAATGGGAGTCTAAG GCCCAGGTGATCTTTTTCCTGGTCATCATGATCTCTTTCGTAAACTACTTTGTGGGCACCGTCATCCCAGCCACGCCACAAAAGCAGGCCAGAGGCTTCTTCAGCTACAGAG CGGATATTTTTGCTGCCAACTTTGTGCCGCAATGGCGTGGGCCAGATGGCAGCTTCTTTGGCATGTTCTCCATCTTTTTCCCTTCGGCGACGGGCATCCTCGCCGGTGCCAACATCTCTGGGGACCTGAGG GACCCAGCGGTAGCCATTCCCAGAGGAACCTTGATGGCCATATTCTGGACCACCATGTCCTACCTCCTCATCTCCTCCACCATCG CGTCATGCGTGTTACGTGATGCGTCGGGTCGTATGAACGACTCCGTGCCAATTTCTGACACTGGCAACTGCGTTGGACTGGGCTGTCGCTACGGCTGGGACTTCAGCGAGTGCACCAATAACAAAACCTGCGCCTTCGGCATCAGTAACTACTACCAG agTATGAGCATGGTGTCAGGGTTTGCTCCCCTCATTGCAGCTGGTATTTTTGGGGCGACGCTCTCCTCAGCCCTGGCTTGCCTAGTCTCTGCACCCAAAGTCTTCCAG TGTCTGTGCAAAGACCGGCTGTATCCCTTCATTGGGATATTTGCGAAGGGTTACGGGAAGAAcgatgagccaatcagaggctaTGTTCTGACCTACGTCATCGCCATCTGCTTCATTCTTATTG ctgaactgaacaccatCGCTCCAATTATCTCCAACTTCTTCCTCTGCTCCTACGCCCTCATCAACTTCAGCTGCTTCCACGCCTCCATTACCAACTCACCAG GCTGGCGTCCCTCCTTCCGGTACTACAGTAAGTGGCTGTCGCTGCTGGGATCGGTGGTGTCTGTGATCATCATGTTCCTGCTGACCTGGTGGGCCGCGCTCATCGCCATCGGCATCGTCCTGTTCCTGCTGGGATACGTACTGTACAAAAAGCCCT CTGTGAACTGGGGGTCCTCTGTCCAGGCCAGCTCCTACAACACGGCCCTGTCCCACTCTGTCAGCCTAAACTATGTAGACGACCACATTAAGAACTACAG GCCCCAGTGTCTGGTCCTCACTGGCCCCCCCAGCCTCCGCCCAGCCCTGGTGGACTTTGTTAGCACCTTCACCAAGAACCTGAGCTTAATGATATGCGGGAACGTGGTTGTT gctggcccctcccctgcagCCACGGAATCGGCGGGAAGTAGCAGTCATGTGGCCTGGTTGAACAAGCGACATGTCAGGTCCTTCTACCGTGGCGTGGTGGCGGATGACCTGCGGGGCGGAGTCCAGATGTTGCTGCAG GCCTCTGGTTTGGGTCGAATGAAGCCCAACGTCCTGGTGATGGGATACAAACAGAACTGGAACCAGGACCGGCCGCACTGCGTGGAGAACTATGTGGGCATCTTACA TGATGCATTCGACCTGCAGTACGGAGTGTGTGTTCTACGGATGAAGGAGGGACTGGATGTGTCCCACAGCCTGCAGGCACACG TCAACCCTGTCTATGAGAGTGACATCGGACTttgccccccaccaccactcccTGCCAATGCCATAT TGGATCCTGACGCTTTGGTGGCCGCCCCGCAGACCAGCACAGGGTTCCAGTCCAAGCAGGGGAAGAAGACCATAGATGTCTACTGGCTCTCCGATGATGGAG GTCTGACGCTGATGCTGCCCTACCTGCTAAGCCGGAAGAAGCGCTGGGCAAGGTGCAAGGTGCGCGTGTTTGTGGGCGGAGAGAGACAGCGAATGGAGGAGCAGAAGCAGGA GATATTGGCCCTCATCAGCAAGTTCCGCCTCGGTTTCCATGATGTCGAGGTGCTTCCTGACATTGGCGGGAAGCCGCAGACTGAACA taTGAAGAGATTTGAGGACATGTTGGGGCCCTACAGGCTGAATGACGGGCAGAAGGACAGCAGCGCAGTGGAGCAGCTGAGGGAAGGATGTCCCTGGATGATATCTGACGAGGAGCTGGAGAGAAACAAGGCCAAG TCCCAAAGACAGGTCCGTCTGAATGAGATTCTACTGGATTACTCCAGAGATGCTGCCTTGATTGTCCT gACCATGCCTGTGGGACGGAGAGGGGGGTGTCCCAGTACCCTCTACATGGCCTGGTTGGAAACCCTATCACGTGACCTGCGGCCCCCTGTCCTGCTCGTCAGGGGGAACCAAGAAAACGTTCTCACCTTATACTGCCAGTAA
- the herpud1 gene encoding homocysteine-responsive endoplasmic reticulum-resident ubiquitin-like domain member 1 protein gives MDNPSSSPEQRTLTIVVKTPNQAHHDQIIKGIDINWTVKDLKKHLFQVYPNNPPEKDQRIIYSGKLLLDHLPIRDAFRRSDPMPTVHLVCTFRALPAGQLGAQPKAQVTPAEQRRGGPSPLVTGEDSGAPATPPSPPSGPQADGLRRRGHPAGSTPPWTGATAPSPAQMTHPTFPTYSLYSPQQLLWLQQMYARQYYMHYQAAMAAAASAPVTPAPAPHPAALPNPAPIDNLPANQNVADPQFINPGGANPNLRMNAQGGPVMEDEEDGNRDWLDWAYTAARFTVFLSIVYFYSTLSRFVLVMSSLFFMYLHTAGWFPFRRRPIVPVANEQAPEVIQNQQNQNRNPELGDVPVGGGNANADEGAEEEGGAVQEGAVPEDAALPNAVLVPPHRVSLAWTVWVFFKGFFASLIPDIPQGVAN, from the exons ATGGATAACCCGAGTAGTTCTCCGGAACAAAGGACGCTTACGATCGTTGTTAAAACGCCGAATCAAGCCCACCACGATCAGATTATCAAAGGTATTGATATAAACTGGACGGTGAAGGATTTGAAGAAGCACTTATTCCAAGTATACCCAAATAACCCG CCCGAGAAAGACCAGAGAATCATCTACTCAGGCAAGCTGCTCCTGGACCACCTGCCAATCCGAGATGCCTTCAGAAGG TCGGACCCAATGCCCACCGTTCACCTGGTCTGCACCTTCAGGGCTCTACCGGCGGGTCAACTGGGAGCTCAGCCCAAG GCTCAGGTGACGCCGGCGGAGCAGCGGAGGGGGGGTCCCTCGCCCCTCGTGACCGGAGAGGACTCGGGCGCCCCCGCGACCCCTCCGTCACCCCCGTCGGGGCCCCAAGCAGATGGGCTGAGACGCAGAGGACACCCCGCGGGCTCGACGCCCCCCTGGACCGGTGCCACAGC GCCCTCCCCGGCGCAGATGACACACCCGACGTTCCCCACCTACTCCCTCTACAGCCCCCAGCAGCTGCTCTGGCTGCAGCAGATGTACGCCCGCCAGTACTACATGCATTA CCAGGCCGCCATGGCAGCCGCTGCCTCCGCCCCCGTgacgcccgcccccgccccccaccccgccgcccTGCCCAACCCGGCGCCCATCGACAACCTGCCGGCCAATCAGAACGTGGCCGACCCCCAGTTCATCAACCCGGGCGGGGCCAACCCGAACTTGCGCATGAACGCCCAGGGCGGGCCGGTGatggaggacgaggaggacggCAACCGCGATTGGCTGGACTGGGCGTACACGGCGGCGCGCTTCACCGTCTTCCTGAGCATCGTGTACTTCTACTCCACCCTCAGCCGCTTCGTCCTGGTCATGAGCAGCCTGTTCTTCATGTACCT GCACACGGCTGGCTGGTTCCCCTTCCGCCGGAGGCCCATAGTCCCAGTTGCAAATGAACAGGCGCCAGAGGTCATCCAGAACCAGCAGAACCAGAACAGGAACCCAGAGCTG GGGGATGTCCCAGTTGGTGGAGGCAATGCAAATGCAGATGAGGGTGCAGAAGAAGAGGGCGGGGCGGTGCAGGAAGGGGCGGTACCGGAAGACGCCGCTCTCCCAAACGCGGTGCTCGTGCCCCCGCACAGAGTGTCTCTGGCCTGGACTGTGTGGGTCTTCTTCAAGGGCTTCTTCGCCTCCCTGATCCCCGACATTCCGCAGGGCGTGGCCAACTGA